Proteins encoded within one genomic window of Microbacterium sp. LKL04:
- a CDS encoding MATE family efflux transporter, with protein MPAPTLNREILRLAVPALGALIAEPMFLIVDAALIGHLGVVPLAGLGIAGAILQTIVGLMVFLAYSTTPAVARRFGAGDSKSAVSVGIDGLWLALGLGALLALFGTLATPWLVDLFGPSRDVAEQAVTYLAMSMWGLPAMLIVFAATGLLRGMQDTVTPLWIAGLGFGANALLNWLFIYGFGWGIAGSAAGTVAAQWGMVAAYVVVIGRLARRHAASVLPQRDGVRGSARSGGWLFLRTVSLRAAFLATVAVATGLGTAELAGWQVAFTIFSTAAFALDALAIAAQALIGRGLGAQDEPFVRRVLGRTVAWGAWFGVIVGVLIAALSGVIGLAFTGDPDLAALIVPALLVLAIAQPVCGVVFVLDGVLMGAGDAKYLAIAGGLNLVPYIPALAVVAALHPGGSGGLAWLAACFFGVYMLARLGTLGWRVRRSEWMPATV; from the coding sequence ATGCCCGCGCCGACTTTGAACCGCGAGATCCTGCGCCTCGCCGTGCCGGCGCTCGGTGCGCTGATCGCCGAGCCGATGTTCCTCATCGTGGATGCCGCCCTGATCGGCCACCTCGGCGTCGTCCCGCTCGCGGGCCTCGGCATCGCGGGGGCGATCCTCCAGACGATCGTCGGCCTCATGGTCTTCCTCGCCTATTCGACGACGCCCGCCGTCGCCCGACGGTTCGGAGCAGGCGACAGCAAGAGCGCCGTCAGCGTCGGCATCGACGGCCTCTGGCTCGCCCTCGGCCTCGGCGCCCTGCTCGCACTCTTCGGAACCCTCGCGACGCCGTGGCTCGTCGACCTCTTCGGCCCGAGCCGCGATGTCGCCGAGCAGGCCGTCACCTATCTCGCGATGTCGATGTGGGGACTGCCCGCCATGCTCATCGTGTTCGCCGCGACGGGCCTTCTGCGCGGCATGCAGGACACCGTGACACCGCTCTGGATCGCGGGCCTCGGCTTCGGCGCGAACGCCCTGCTCAACTGGCTGTTCATCTACGGGTTCGGGTGGGGCATCGCGGGGTCCGCCGCCGGCACCGTCGCCGCGCAGTGGGGCATGGTCGCGGCCTACGTCGTCGTCATCGGACGGCTCGCACGGCGGCACGCGGCATCCGTGCTCCCCCAGCGCGACGGTGTGCGCGGATCTGCCCGCTCGGGCGGCTGGCTGTTTCTCCGGACCGTGTCGCTGCGCGCCGCGTTCCTGGCCACGGTCGCGGTCGCGACGGGTCTCGGCACCGCTGAGCTCGCCGGATGGCAGGTCGCGTTCACGATCTTCTCGACAGCGGCGTTCGCGCTCGACGCGCTCGCGATCGCCGCCCAGGCGCTGATCGGGCGCGGGCTCGGTGCCCAGGACGAGCCGTTCGTGCGCCGCGTGCTCGGACGGACGGTCGCGTGGGGCGCGTGGTTCGGCGTCATCGTGGGCGTGCTCATCGCCGCACTCTCGGGGGTGATCGGGCTGGCGTTCACCGGCGACCCCGACCTGGCGGCCCTGATCGTGCCCGCCCTCCTCGTGCTCGCGATCGCGCAACCGGTGTGCGGTGTCGTCTTCGTCCTCGACGGCGTGCTCATGGGCGCCGGTGATGCCAAGTACCTCGCGATCGCGGGCGGCCTGAACCTGGTGCCCTACATCCCGGCGCTCGCGGTCGTCGCGGCGCTGCACCCGGGCGGATCGGGCGGACTCGCCTGGCTGGCCGCGTGCTTCTTCGGCGTCTACATGCTCGCGCGCCTCGGCACCCTCGGGTGGCGAGTGCGCCGCTCGGAGTGGATGCCCGCCACGGTCTGA
- a CDS encoding LacI family DNA-binding transcriptional regulator, whose product MAVSVKDVARAAGVSVGTVSNVLNRPEKVSPATVERVHAAITELGFVRNDAARQLRAGRSRTVGLVVLDSANPFFAEVARGAEERAAEHGVTVLLGSSGQEAARENAYLDLFREQRVNGVLLTPLALDEARAETLETAGVPIVLVDAEADGDLPSVAVDDVEGGYLAVQHLLAQGRRRILFAGGPASVRQVADRLDGARRALAEVPDATLEVASTDELTVLAGRLVGEDLARRDASERPDGVFCANDLLAVGVLQGAGILGSLRVPEDLALIGYDDIDFAQSTVVPLSSIRQPAREIGAAAVDALFATLSDPDAAPQRIRFRPELVVRASTGG is encoded by the coding sequence GTGGCAGTCAGTGTGAAGGACGTCGCTCGCGCGGCGGGAGTGTCGGTGGGGACCGTGTCGAACGTCCTCAACCGGCCCGAGAAGGTCTCTCCAGCGACGGTGGAACGCGTGCACGCGGCCATCACCGAGCTCGGCTTCGTCCGCAACGACGCCGCGCGGCAATTGCGCGCCGGACGCAGCCGAACCGTCGGACTCGTCGTCCTCGACTCGGCCAACCCGTTCTTCGCCGAGGTCGCCCGCGGCGCCGAGGAGCGCGCCGCCGAGCACGGCGTGACGGTCCTCCTCGGCAGCAGCGGCCAGGAGGCGGCGCGCGAGAACGCATACCTCGACCTCTTCCGCGAGCAGCGCGTCAACGGTGTGCTGCTGACCCCGCTCGCCCTCGACGAGGCGCGGGCCGAGACGCTCGAGACGGCCGGCGTGCCGATCGTGCTCGTCGACGCCGAGGCCGACGGAGACCTCCCGTCTGTGGCCGTCGACGACGTCGAAGGCGGATACCTCGCCGTGCAGCACCTGCTGGCGCAGGGACGTCGCCGCATCCTGTTCGCCGGGGGCCCGGCATCCGTCCGCCAGGTGGCCGACCGCCTCGACGGAGCGCGGCGTGCGCTCGCCGAGGTGCCGGACGCGACCCTCGAGGTCGCCTCGACCGACGAGCTCACGGTGCTCGCGGGGCGCCTCGTCGGAGAGGACCTCGCCCGGCGCGACGCGAGCGAGCGGCCCGACGGCGTGTTCTGTGCCAACGATCTGCTGGCCGTCGGGGTGCTGCAGGGTGCCGGCATCCTCGGGTCGCTGCGCGTCCCCGAGGACCTCGCCCTCATCGGCTACGACGACATCGACTTCGCTCAGTCGACGGTCGTGCCGCTCAGCTCGATCCGCCAGCCCGCGCGCGAGATCGGCGCCGCCGCCGTCGACGCGCTGTTCGCCACGCTGTCGGACCCGGATGCCGCGCCCCAGCGCATCCGCTTCCGCCCCGAGCTCGTCGTCCGCGCCTCGACCGGGGGCTGA
- a CDS encoding L-rhamnose mutarotase, whose product MTRVAFQLQIDPALIDEYVARHTPVWPEMLAEIAAAGRRNYSLFLGDGGRLFGYYEVDDDTAAQAYLAASPIAARWEAEMSRFFVGLDGRPDQAATPLAEVFNLHDQLATAAAPSESDPS is encoded by the coding sequence ATGACCCGCGTCGCCTTCCAACTCCAGATCGACCCTGCCCTCATCGACGAGTACGTCGCGCGTCACACCCCCGTCTGGCCCGAGATGCTCGCCGAGATCGCGGCAGCCGGTCGGCGCAACTACTCGCTCTTCCTCGGCGACGGCGGCCGCCTCTTCGGCTACTACGAGGTCGACGACGACACCGCGGCGCAGGCCTACCTCGCCGCCTCCCCCATCGCCGCGCGATGGGAGGCCGAGATGTCCCGCTTCTTCGTCGGACTCGACGGACGCCCCGACCAGGCCGCGACGCCGCTGGCCGAAGTCTTCAACCTGCACGACCAGCTGGCGACAGCCGCCGCACCCTCAGAAAGCGATCCCTCATGA
- a CDS encoding rhamnulokinase has product MSARGTVAAVDLGATSGRVIVGHVGSDTLETTTVARFANDPVRVADGLHWNILGLYGSVLDGLREASRSGDIASIGVDSWAVDYGLVARSRLLGEPFHYRDERTARGVEAVHATHPHDELFARNGLQFLPFNTLYQLAAEDRSVLRLAEHALLVPDLIGFWLTGQARAERTNASTTGLLRADTGDWDADLTAALGLPQHLLAPLIAPGEPLGPLTSEVAASIGAPQTTVTAVGSHDTASAVVAVPMASGDAAYISCGTWGLVGVEAERPVLTDTAREAGFTNEGGVDGRTRLLRNVMGLWILSETVRGWQREGHEIELTELLAAAAAVPGAVSIFDVDDARFLPPGDMPARIAAWCAEHGVAAPQSQAEIARSIIESLAQAFADTAHEAGRIGGVDVRVIHIVGGGSLNELLCQRTADRAGVPVLAGPVEATALGNILVQARAAGLVTGSLEALRDLVARTHEPRRYEPAAG; this is encoded by the coding sequence GTGAGCGCGCGAGGAACCGTCGCCGCCGTCGACCTCGGCGCGACGAGCGGCCGGGTCATCGTCGGTCACGTCGGCTCCGACACGCTCGAGACCACCACGGTCGCGCGCTTCGCGAACGATCCGGTGCGGGTCGCCGACGGCCTGCACTGGAACATCCTGGGCCTCTACGGCTCCGTGCTCGACGGCCTCCGCGAGGCATCGCGGAGCGGCGACATCGCGAGCATCGGAGTGGACTCGTGGGCCGTTGACTACGGCCTGGTCGCCCGCTCGCGCCTGCTCGGCGAGCCGTTCCACTACCGTGACGAGCGCACCGCTCGCGGCGTCGAGGCCGTCCACGCGACGCACCCGCACGACGAGCTGTTCGCCCGCAACGGCCTGCAGTTTCTGCCGTTCAACACGCTCTACCAGCTCGCCGCCGAGGATCGCTCCGTGCTGCGCCTCGCCGAACACGCACTTCTCGTCCCCGACCTCATCGGGTTCTGGCTCACAGGCCAGGCACGCGCCGAACGGACGAACGCGTCGACGACGGGCCTGCTCCGAGCCGACACGGGCGACTGGGATGCCGACCTCACGGCCGCCCTCGGTCTGCCGCAGCACTTGTTGGCGCCGCTCATCGCGCCGGGTGAGCCCCTCGGCCCCCTCACCAGTGAGGTCGCCGCGAGCATCGGCGCGCCCCAGACAACGGTGACCGCCGTCGGGTCGCACGACACGGCATCCGCCGTCGTCGCCGTCCCAATGGCCTCCGGCGACGCGGCGTACATCTCGTGCGGGACGTGGGGGCTCGTAGGGGTCGAGGCCGAGCGCCCCGTCCTCACCGACACCGCCCGCGAGGCGGGATTCACGAACGAAGGCGGCGTCGACGGGCGCACCCGGCTGCTCCGCAACGTCATGGGCCTGTGGATCCTCAGCGAGACCGTCCGCGGATGGCAGCGCGAGGGCCACGAGATCGAACTCACCGAACTGCTGGCCGCCGCGGCCGCCGTGCCGGGTGCTGTCTCGATCTTCGACGTCGACGACGCGCGCTTCCTGCCTCCGGGAGACATGCCCGCGCGCATCGCCGCGTGGTGCGCGGAGCACGGCGTCGCGGCGCCGCAGAGTCAGGCCGAGATCGCCCGCAGCATCATCGAGTCGCTCGCACAGGCCTTCGCCGACACCGCACACGAGGCCGGCCGCATCGGCGGGGTCGACGTGCGCGTCATCCACATCGTCGGCGGCGGCTCGCTCAACGAGCTGCTCTGTCAGCGCACCGCCGATCGGGCGGGCGTCCCGGTGCTCGCGGGCCCGGTCGAGGCGACCGCGCTCGGCAACATCCTCGTGCAGGCGCGGGCCGCGGGTCTTGTGACCGGCTCGCTCGAGGCGCTGCGGGACCTCGTCGCCCGGACCCACGAGCCCCGACGGTACGAGCCGGCCGCCGGCTGA
- a CDS encoding CitMHS family transporter: MSIVQTAAAEYPVAFTPPDTVLVILGFVMVLTFMALIMTRRLTPMVALITVPTIFGLFAGAGLGLGDMVIDAIGDLAPTAALLMFAIMYFGIMIDVGLFDPLIRLITRLLGDDPAKVVLGTAILAGAVSLDGDGSTTFIITTSAMLPIYLRLGMSPVVLTCVAGLMNGTLNIVPWGGPTVRAASALGLQPTDIFVPMLPSLATGLVISLLFAWFLGLSERRRLAGSVDTSRLEGASGDGRLGAPRLFRGAENKPGALAHLRTGNIVTVRGARTAVDAAKLVDTADTAMADTLLDPNRATLRPKLIWFNLVLTIAVMVMLVLDIYPLAYVFMVGAAIALLVNFPRLKTQADEIVAHAPSIVGVVSMVLAAGVLVGVLNGTGMVTAMASWVTQVIPPSLGPFMAVITGILSIPFTFFMSNDAFYFGILPILAESATTYGIEPVEMARASITGQPVHLQSPLVPAILLLVSLAGVNLGDHHKKVLWRAVVVSLVMLAVGVLVGSIPLMA; the protein is encoded by the coding sequence ATGAGCATCGTGCAGACCGCCGCAGCCGAGTATCCCGTGGCGTTCACCCCGCCGGACACCGTCCTGGTCATCCTCGGCTTCGTGATGGTGCTGACCTTCATGGCGTTGATCATGACGAGGCGCCTCACCCCCATGGTTGCGCTCATCACCGTGCCGACGATCTTCGGCCTCTTCGCCGGCGCCGGCCTGGGCCTCGGTGACATGGTCATCGACGCGATCGGCGATCTGGCCCCCACGGCGGCGCTCCTCATGTTCGCGATCATGTACTTCGGCATCATGATCGACGTCGGCCTGTTCGACCCGCTCATCCGCCTCATCACGCGCCTCCTCGGCGACGACCCCGCCAAGGTCGTCCTCGGCACGGCGATCCTCGCCGGCGCGGTCTCGCTGGACGGCGACGGCTCGACGACGTTCATCATCACGACGTCCGCGATGCTGCCGATCTACCTGCGGCTCGGGATGAGCCCGGTCGTCCTCACCTGTGTCGCCGGCCTCATGAACGGCACGCTGAACATCGTGCCGTGGGGCGGCCCGACGGTGCGCGCCGCCTCGGCGCTCGGCCTGCAGCCGACCGACATCTTCGTGCCGATGCTCCCCTCGCTCGCCACCGGCCTCGTCATCTCGCTGCTGTTCGCCTGGTTCCTGGGGCTCTCCGAGCGTCGCCGTCTCGCCGGATCGGTCGACACGTCGCGCCTCGAGGGCGCTAGCGGCGACGGGCGCCTCGGCGCCCCGCGACTGTTCCGCGGCGCGGAGAACAAGCCGGGGGCGCTCGCACACCTGCGCACCGGCAACATCGTCACGGTCCGCGGTGCCCGCACCGCCGTCGACGCCGCGAAGCTCGTCGACACGGCCGACACCGCGATGGCCGACACCCTGCTCGACCCGAACCGTGCGACGCTCCGGCCGAAGCTCATCTGGTTCAACCTCGTGCTGACGATCGCCGTCATGGTGATGCTCGTGCTCGACATCTACCCGCTGGCGTACGTCTTCATGGTCGGCGCGGCCATCGCCCTCCTCGTGAACTTCCCCCGCCTCAAGACGCAGGCCGACGAGATCGTCGCCCACGCCCCCAGCATCGTCGGGGTCGTCTCGATGGTCCTCGCCGCCGGTGTGCTCGTCGGCGTGCTGAACGGCACCGGCATGGTCACCGCGATGGCGAGCTGGGTCACGCAGGTGATCCCGCCGTCGCTCGGACCGTTCATGGCCGTGATCACCGGCATCCTGTCGATCCCGTTCACGTTCTTCATGTCGAACGACGCGTTCTACTTCGGCATCCTGCCGATCCTCGCCGAGAGCGCGACGACCTACGGCATCGAACCCGTCGAGATGGCGCGCGCCTCGATCACCGGGCAGCCGGTGCACCTGCAGAGCCCGCTCGTCCCGGCCATCCTGCTGCTCGTCTCCCTCGCGGGCGTCAACCTCGGCGATCACCACAAGAAGGTCCTGTGGCGCGCGGTCGTCGTCTCGCTCGTGATGCTCGCCGTGGGCGTCCTCGTCGGGTCGATCCCGCTGATGGCCTGA
- a CDS encoding alpha/beta hydrolase fold domain-containing protein: MSEIPTPYGAAGGLVRVYPARVLDRPTPGLVWLHGGGFAAGDIDMPEADHVARTLADAGTTVLSVDYRLAPLPDGWETPATEPGRERAGFPAASDDTLAVWDWLLAEAATLGVDPARLAIGGASAGANIATGAVLRLIQNDRHLPALVLLAYPTLLAEQPAPGGELRAALDARPDADRFGPDAVRGMYENYVGGSVVDAPLAAIPGLATHEDLAEFPPTLIVAGDVDELRVSSEHFARTLTSAGRDVEHVIEPGTDHGHLNRPDEGDAASLTLARFAARLAGLTP, encoded by the coding sequence ATGAGCGAGATCCCCACCCCTTACGGCGCCGCCGGCGGCCTCGTCCGCGTCTACCCGGCGCGCGTCCTCGACCGCCCGACCCCGGGTCTCGTGTGGCTCCACGGCGGCGGGTTCGCCGCAGGGGACATCGACATGCCCGAGGCCGATCACGTCGCACGGACGCTGGCGGATGCCGGGACCACGGTCCTCTCCGTCGACTACCGCCTGGCGCCGCTGCCCGACGGGTGGGAGACTCCCGCGACGGAGCCCGGCCGCGAGCGCGCGGGGTTCCCCGCGGCATCCGACGACACTCTTGCGGTGTGGGACTGGCTGCTCGCCGAGGCCGCGACGCTCGGGGTCGATCCGGCGCGCCTCGCGATCGGCGGAGCGAGTGCCGGTGCGAACATCGCGACCGGAGCCGTCCTGCGCCTCATCCAGAACGACCGGCACCTGCCGGCGCTCGTGCTGCTCGCCTACCCGACGCTGCTGGCCGAGCAGCCGGCACCCGGGGGCGAGCTCCGCGCCGCGCTCGACGCCAGGCCCGACGCCGACCGGTTCGGTCCGGATGCCGTCCGCGGAATGTACGAGAACTACGTCGGCGGATCGGTCGTGGACGCGCCTCTCGCCGCGATCCCGGGTCTCGCGACCCACGAGGACCTCGCCGAGTTCCCGCCGACGCTCATCGTCGCGGGCGACGTCGACGAGCTGCGGGTCTCGAGCGAGCACTTCGCCCGGACGCTGACGTCCGCCGGCCGCGACGTCGAGCACGTCATCGAGCCGGGGACCGACCACGGCCACCTCAACCGCCCCGATGAAGGGGATGCCGCCTCCCTCACGCTGGCCCGCTTCGCCGCGCGCCTGGCCGGCCTTACGCCGTGA
- a CDS encoding rhamnogalacturonan lyase, translated as MRRPVRTSVVAALAAAALIVPAQAAMAHPGHGPGKPKPAASPQLEKLDRGLVALPGEDGVHLTWRLFKSEATGASATGLTGTDFVVKRDGKRIATVTDSTTYVDPDGTDRSRYTVSPLQGKREGKPSEKATVQGSPFLDIPLTKPADGVTPAGEAYTYSANDVSVGDVDGDGAYEYIVKWDPSNSKDVSQVGYTGPVYIDTYELDGTLLNRIDLGVNIRAGAHYTQFLVYDFDGNGKAEIMMKTAPGTKSTEYKKGRAKKAEFVTMPKADRKAGYSHSDDYRLSAEDYASHLADVFQGWSERDEVVSGQWPATIEEALGTEPTHDYPLSRADAEELVDYFIDVYAPSRSARNVLRNFEGFIVDGPEYLTVFEGKTGKELETVRYEPGRGDDGLLWGDYAMSRIEPGNRVDRFLSGVAYLDGKRPSAVFARGYYTRSTVATYDWNGKHLTKRWFVDSGHVPLTNPFNDGPHGRDGTDPEYGTLTTQGFHSLSAADVDGDGKQEIVYGSATLDDDGSLLYSSFDTMPEGSATPGENVRLGHGDAMHVGDFDPNRPGKEIFTVHEGGTYAPYGTAMRDAATGEVLFGAYSGRDTGRGMVGDVRPDVDGVEVWSSMPAGTDASGLLSADGDTLQTTNPGTNMSIRWAGDLTTQIVNGAQTVTPTIDDWTRGTMLTASGTLTNNGTKGNPSLVADVLGDWREELLVRTADSSALRIYVSTEPTEHKLYTLMHDPQYRAEIARQQTTYNQPAYTDFYLASDMSFADVPLR; from the coding sequence ATGAGAAGACCCGTCCGCACATCCGTCGTCGCCGCGCTCGCCGCAGCGGCCCTCATCGTCCCGGCGCAGGCCGCGATGGCGCATCCGGGGCACGGCCCCGGGAAGCCGAAGCCGGCCGCTTCGCCGCAGCTCGAGAAGCTCGATCGGGGCCTCGTCGCCCTGCCGGGCGAGGACGGTGTCCACCTCACCTGGCGCCTGTTCAAGAGCGAAGCGACCGGCGCGTCGGCCACCGGCCTCACCGGCACCGACTTCGTCGTGAAGCGCGACGGCAAGCGCATCGCGACCGTCACCGACTCGACGACCTACGTCGACCCCGACGGCACCGACCGCTCGAGGTACACCGTCTCGCCGCTGCAGGGCAAGCGCGAGGGCAAGCCGTCCGAGAAGGCGACGGTGCAGGGGTCGCCGTTCCTCGACATCCCGCTCACGAAGCCCGCCGACGGTGTCACTCCCGCGGGCGAGGCGTACACCTACTCGGCGAACGACGTGTCGGTCGGCGACGTGGACGGCGACGGCGCGTACGAGTACATCGTCAAGTGGGACCCGTCGAACTCGAAGGACGTCTCGCAGGTCGGCTACACCGGCCCGGTCTACATCGACACGTACGAGCTCGACGGCACGCTGCTGAACCGTATCGACCTGGGCGTGAACATCCGCGCGGGTGCGCACTATACGCAGTTCCTCGTCTACGACTTCGACGGCAACGGCAAGGCCGAGATCATGATGAAGACGGCGCCGGGTACGAAGAGCACGGAGTACAAGAAGGGCAGGGCCAAGAAGGCCGAGTTCGTCACGATGCCGAAGGCCGACCGCAAGGCCGGCTACTCCCACTCCGACGACTACCGGCTGAGCGCCGAGGACTACGCCTCCCACCTCGCCGACGTCTTCCAGGGATGGTCGGAGCGCGACGAGGTCGTGTCGGGTCAGTGGCCCGCCACGATCGAAGAAGCGCTCGGCACCGAGCCGACGCACGATTACCCGCTGTCGCGCGCCGACGCCGAGGAGCTCGTCGACTACTTCATCGACGTCTACGCCCCGTCGCGTTCCGCCCGCAACGTGCTGCGGAACTTCGAGGGCTTCATCGTCGACGGACCCGAGTACCTGACCGTGTTCGAGGGCAAGACCGGCAAGGAGCTCGAGACGGTCCGCTACGAGCCGGGCCGCGGCGACGACGGCCTGCTCTGGGGCGACTACGCGATGTCCCGCATCGAGCCGGGCAACCGGGTCGACCGCTTCCTCTCGGGCGTCGCCTACCTCGACGGAAAGCGTCCGTCGGCGGTCTTCGCCCGCGGCTACTACACCCGCTCCACCGTCGCGACGTACGACTGGAACGGCAAGCACCTGACCAAGCGCTGGTTCGTCGACAGCGGGCACGTCCCGCTGACGAACCCGTTCAACGACGGGCCGCACGGGCGTGACGGCACCGATCCCGAATACGGCACGCTGACGACGCAGGGCTTCCACAGCCTGAGCGCCGCGGACGTCGACGGTGACGGCAAGCAGGAGATCGTCTACGGCTCTGCGACGCTCGACGATGACGGCAGTCTGCTCTACTCGTCGTTCGACACGATGCCCGAGGGCAGCGCGACGCCCGGCGAGAACGTGCGTCTTGGTCACGGCGACGCGATGCACGTCGGCGACTTCGACCCGAATCGCCCCGGCAAGGAGATCTTCACCGTCCACGAGGGTGGCACATACGCCCCGTACGGCACGGCGATGCGGGATGCCGCGACGGGCGAGGTGCTCTTCGGTGCCTACTCGGGCCGCGACACCGGCCGCGGCATGGTGGGCGACGTCCGTCCAGACGTCGACGGTGTCGAGGTCTGGTCGAGCATGCCGGCGGGAACGGATGCCTCGGGCCTCCTCTCTGCCGACGGGGACACCCTGCAGACCACCAACCCGGGTACGAACATGTCGATCCGCTGGGCCGGTGACCTCACGACGCAGATCGTGAACGGGGCGCAGACCGTGACCCCGACGATCGACGACTGGACGCGCGGGACGATGCTCACGGCATCCGGCACCCTCACCAACAACGGCACGAAGGGCAACCCGTCCCTCGTCGCCGACGTGCTGGGCGACTGGCGCGAGGAACTGCTCGTGCGGACGGCCGACTCGTCGGCGCTGCGCATCTACGTCTCGACCGAGCCGACGGAGCACAAGCTCTACACGCTCATGCACGACCCGCAATACCGGGCCGAGATCGCGCGTCAGCAGACGACGTACAACCAGCCCGCGTACACGGACTTCTACCTGGCGTCCGACATGTCCTTCGCGGACGTGCCGCTGCGCTGA
- the rhaI gene encoding L-rhamnose isomerase produces the protein MTTLSSDILTQLEGQAIELPSWAFGNSGTRFRVFATAGTPRDPFEKIADAAEVNRYTALAPSVALHIPWDKVDDYAALRRHAEGLGVQLGTVNSNTFQDEDYKFGALTHHDESIRRKAIDHHLECIDIMHETGSRDLKIWLAEGSNYPGQNDMRGRQDRLQDSLQQIYARLGDAQRLVLEYKFFEPSFYHTDVPDWGTSYAQVAALGEKAMVCLDTGHHAPGTNIEFIVMQLLRLGKLGSFDFNSRFYADDDLIVGSADPFQLFRILAEVVRGGGLNNPDVAFMLDQCHNIEDKIPGQIRSVLNVQEMTARALLIDRNALDAAQQANDVLGANGILMDAFYTDVRPALAEWRESRGLAADPMAAYAASGHLQRIADERVGGTQAGWGA, from the coding sequence ATGACCACGCTGTCCTCCGACATCCTCACCCAGCTCGAGGGGCAGGCCATCGAGCTCCCCAGCTGGGCGTTCGGCAACTCCGGCACCCGGTTCCGCGTCTTCGCGACAGCCGGCACCCCGCGGGATCCGTTCGAGAAGATCGCGGATGCCGCCGAGGTCAACCGCTACACGGCGCTGGCTCCCAGCGTCGCGCTGCACATCCCGTGGGACAAGGTCGACGACTACGCCGCCCTGCGCCGCCACGCCGAGGGCCTCGGCGTGCAGCTGGGCACCGTCAACTCGAACACGTTCCAGGACGAGGACTACAAGTTCGGCGCGCTGACGCACCACGACGAGAGCATTCGCCGCAAGGCGATCGACCACCACCTCGAGTGCATCGACATCATGCACGAGACGGGCTCGCGCGACCTCAAGATCTGGCTGGCCGAGGGGTCGAACTACCCCGGCCAGAACGACATGCGCGGCCGCCAGGACCGCCTGCAGGACTCGCTCCAGCAGATCTACGCCCGCCTCGGCGACGCGCAGCGTCTCGTGCTCGAGTACAAGTTCTTCGAGCCGTCGTTCTACCACACCGACGTCCCCGACTGGGGAACCTCCTACGCCCAGGTCGCCGCCCTCGGCGAGAAGGCGATGGTCTGCCTCGACACCGGTCACCACGCGCCGGGCACCAACATCGAGTTCATCGTCATGCAACTCCTGCGCCTCGGAAAGCTCGGGTCCTTCGACTTCAACTCGCGCTTCTACGCCGACGACGACCTCATCGTGGGTTCCGCCGACCCGTTCCAGCTGTTCCGCATCCTGGCCGAGGTCGTCCGCGGCGGCGGTCTGAACAACCCCGACGTCGCGTTCATGCTCGACCAGTGCCACAACATCGAGGACAAGATCCCCGGCCAGATCCGCTCGGTGCTCAACGTGCAGGAGATGACGGCTCGCGCTCTGCTCATCGACCGGAACGCGCTGGATGCCGCGCAGCAGGCCAACGACGTCCTCGGAGCCAACGGCATCCTCATGGACGCCTTCTACACCGACGTCCGTCCCGCTCTCGCCGAGTGGCGTGAGTCGCGTGGCCTCGCCGCCGACCCGATGGCCGCGTACGCGGCATCCGGTCACCTGCAGAGGATCGCTGACGAGCGTGTCGGCGGCACGCAGGCCGGCTGGGGTGCATGA